Proteins encoded in a region of the Zea mays cultivar B73 chromosome 4, Zm-B73-REFERENCE-NAM-5.0, whole genome shotgun sequence genome:
- the LOC100277318 gene encoding uncharacterized protein LOC100277318, whose amino-acid sequence MASHIDFRCLDEGLGGERGKRKRREDAEAAAADSMDLDADAHRPSKLRAMPSLSDPSKPASFGQPTYDGVIAGRLSGRRWKEARTRRASAVAVSRKPTPLEQRVREKSLKRAYQARKAELKEEIRQNKVAKRKAREEREKRKQENVLRTGTKLQRVTNPKTIQKIAKSKKRKQLKVVPDEFLGGKKSVANRRMQVPGLEN is encoded by the coding sequence ATGGCTTCCCACATCGACTTCCGCTGCttggatgagggcctcggcggcgAGCGCGGCAAGCGCAAGCGTCGCGAGGATGCCGAGGCGGCGGCCGCGGATTCCATGGACCTCGAtgccgacgcgcaccggccgtctaAGCTCCGCGCCATGCCTTCCCTCTCCGACCCCTCGAAGCCGGCCTCCTTCGGCCAGCCCACCTACGACGGCGTCATCGCAGGGCGGTTGTCgggacggcggtggaaggaggccCGCACCCGGCGAGCGTCGGCCGTGGCGGTGTCGCGgaagccgaccccgctggagcagCGCGTCCGGGAGAAGTCGCTGAAGCGCGCGTACCAGGCCCGCAAGGCGGAGCTCAAGGAAGAGATCCGGCAGAACAAGGTGGCCAAGCGGAAGGCCCGCGAGGAGCGTGAGAAGCGGAAGCAGGAGAACGTGCTCCGCACGGGCACCAAACTGCAGAGGGTCACCAACCCAAAGACGATCCAGAAGATCGCCAAGTCCAAGAAGCGCAAGCAGCTCAAGGTCGTCCCCGACGAGTTCCTCGGCGGCAAGAAGTCGGTGGCCAACCGGCGCATGCAGGTGCCTGGACTCGAAAATTGA